A stretch of DNA from Micromonospora peucetia:
GCAGGATCTCGCTGGGGCCGATCGAGTGGATGGCCAGCTGGGGGTATGCCTTCTTGACCGAGGAGAACAGCTCCTCGTAGTACTCCACCCCGTAGTCGGGGTGGTGCCCGCCCTGGAGCATGACCTGGGTGGCGCCCAGCTCGACCGCCTCGCCGCAGCGGCGCAGGATCTCCTCGGTCGGGTGGGTCCAGCCCTCCTTGTGCTTGGGGGCCCGGTAGAACGCGCAGAACTTGCACGCCGTCACGCAGACGTTGGTGTAGTTGATGTTGCGATCGATCAGGTACGTGACGATGTTGTCCGGGTAGCGCCGTCGGCGCACCGCGTCGGCAGCCTCGCCCAGGGCGTGGAAGGGCGCCTCGGTGTAGAGCAGCAGGGCCTCCTCAGGCGTGATCCGCCCGCCGTCCGCGCCGCGCTGCAGGATGTCGTCGATCTCCCGGCTCACACTCACCCCCCGAGCCTACGTCGCCCCGCCCCCGGCCGGCCTCGCCGGACTCCTGTCGACCACGCCACAGGTGGCGCCGTTCCGCACGGCGCCAAGGCCTGCTCACGCTGAATCTTGGACAGTTTCCGTTGGCGCCGGACGGAAACTGTCCAAGATTCACGGAGATCATGATCGATTCGCCGGGGTGGCGGACGATCTCGTCAGGCGTCGTAGTCGACCGTCAGGGTGTCGGTGGTCGGGCTGGACTGGCAGGTGAGGACGTAGCCGGCGGCCACCTCGTCCGGCTCCAGCGCGTAGTTGCGGGCCATCGTGACCGCGCCGTCGACCACCCTGGCCCTGCAGGTCGAGCAGACCCCGCCCTTGCAGGCGTAGGGCAGCTCGCCGCGGACCCTGAGCGCCGCGTCCAGCACCCGCTCGTCGCGCCCCATGGTGAAGCGCGACGACCGGCCGTCCAGCAGGATGGTCACCTCGGCGCCGGCCCCCGGCTCGTCGGCCGGACGCCGTGGCGGGGCCGGGGCCTCGGCGACGTGGAACAACTCCGTGTGCACCGCCGACTCCGGCACGCCACGCGCGGCGAGCACCGCCCGGGCGTCCACCACCATGTCGTACGGGCCGCAGAGGAACCACTCGTCGACGGCGTCACCGGGCACGATGGTGTCCAGCAGCCGGCCCAACCGGTCGGCGTCGATCCGGCCGGAGAGCAGCGGCGACTCGCCCTGCTCCCGGGAGAGCACGTGCACCAGGTGCAGCCGGGTCGGCCAACGGTCCTTCAGGTCGGCCAGTTCCTCGGCGAACATCACCGTGTTCGCCGTGCGGTTGCCGTACACCAGCGTGAACGTGCTGGCCGGCTCGACGG
This window harbors:
- the paaE gene encoding 1,2-phenylacetyl-CoA epoxidase subunit PaaE; protein product: MTVTITRPVRRRPVFHPLPVAAVDRLTDDAVAVTFAVPAELRETFAFFAGQHLTVRRPGTAAAVGADVRRSYSICSTPDELARHGWLRIGVREIPGGAFSAFACGALRGGDTIEVLPPLGHFTTAFTPERARRYGAVVAGSGITPVLALVATALAVEPASTFTLVYGNRTANTVMFAEELADLKDRWPTRLHLVHVLSREQGESPLLSGRIDADRLGRLLDTIVPGDAVDEWFLCGPYDMVVDARAVLAARGVPESAVHTELFHVAEAPAPPRRPADEPGAGAEVTILLDGRSSRFTMGRDERVLDAALRVRGELPYACKGGVCSTCRARVVDGAVTMARNYALEPDEVAAGYVLTCQSSPTTDTLTVDYDA